AGGATTCCGGTCAGCTACATGTTAAAAGTGATCTGCACAAACGTAAGAAGGAGATTCTCTCTCTCCATGACGACGGTGTTGTTTTCCTAACAATATGTGGTACATATCAGTTACTTGGCCACCGATTTACGACGCATAGTGGGGATGACATTACTGGTCTTGGGGTGTTCAACCTGCAGACAAAGGGTTCGAGTGAGCGGCTCATTGGCAACATTGTTGTTGACTCACCATTCGGCACTCTTGTAGGGTTTGAAAACCACAGTGGGCTTACATATCTTGACGATGATCAACAGCCACTCGGCAAGGTTCTTAAAGGGGCGGGTAACAACGGCCAGACGGGTGATGAAGGAGCTATATCTAAGAATGCATTCGGCACATATCTACACGGGCCCATACTCCCCA
This region of Candidatus Saccharimonadales bacterium genomic DNA includes:
- a CDS encoding glutamine amidotransferase, with amino-acid sequence MEITLCHLYPYSMNIYGDTGNMRTLEYRLVARGFKVNVLKADIGDKISHEVDIIVAGGGQDSGQLHVKSDLHKRKKEILSLHDDGVVFLTICGTYQLLGHRFTTHSGDDITGLGVFNLQTKGSSERLIGNIVVDSPFGTLVGFENHSGLTYLDDDQQPLGKVLKGAGNNGQTGDEGAISKNAFGTYLHGPILPKNPKLADELIRRALKRKYGFSDELVELDDREENKAAAIALELPR